One stretch of Rosistilla oblonga DNA includes these proteins:
- a CDS encoding PDZ domain-containing protein has product MKNAFLHRLNLDPHRSTIRSTAALRKASSSGRVLSGALLLCLAPLTIAQEIETPQVIPTPSVQLPPKPVDSTLLNDLQPAKKPRLGLVVEDLTPQLAKHLRTDRGVYVASVEQDGPADVAGVRSGDVIVRVGETEVASITDLMAAVAKIDGETISLTLEGEKGRRTAEVKPVMVAEEPIELMDLDEFEDSAPGDRDPLITGDLIRQLMNEFGQSLDGRTLRDLGGLADQLLNDNLGQNEPLMDRQLKITIDRRGDDPAEIFVELDGEQYKTDAKHLDQLPQELRATIAELVGEPRTGKSFRFGGIHIDLDGQRPRSIDPPSLKQPKAPRGFEPLDEENAVPSQIDQLRRELNELRRKLDRIQPNPSDFD; this is encoded by the coding sequence ATGAAAAACGCTTTTTTGCACCGTCTGAACCTCGATCCGCATCGCTCGACTATCCGCTCCACAGCCGCCCTGAGAAAGGCATCGTCGAGTGGACGCGTCCTTTCCGGTGCGCTGTTGCTGTGCTTGGCCCCGCTGACGATCGCTCAGGAAATTGAAACTCCCCAAGTGATCCCAACCCCATCGGTCCAGCTGCCGCCGAAGCCTGTCGACTCGACCTTGCTGAACGATTTGCAGCCTGCCAAGAAGCCTCGGCTGGGGTTGGTCGTGGAGGATTTGACGCCTCAGTTGGCCAAACATCTGCGCACCGACCGAGGTGTCTACGTGGCGAGTGTCGAACAGGATGGCCCCGCGGATGTGGCGGGTGTCCGCTCGGGCGACGTCATCGTTCGCGTCGGCGAAACCGAGGTCGCGTCGATCACCGACTTGATGGCTGCGGTGGCCAAGATCGATGGCGAAACGATCTCGTTGACGCTCGAAGGCGAAAAGGGGCGTCGGACCGCGGAAGTAAAGCCGGTGATGGTCGCCGAAGAGCCGATCGAACTGATGGACTTGGACGAATTCGAGGACTCCGCACCGGGCGATCGCGATCCGCTGATCACCGGCGATCTGATCCGTCAATTGATGAATGAATTTGGCCAAAGTCTCGACGGGCGGACGCTCCGCGATCTCGGCGGGTTGGCTGATCAACTGCTGAACGATAACCTCGGCCAGAATGAACCATTGATGGACCGCCAGTTGAAGATCACGATCGATCGGCGTGGCGACGATCCCGCGGAGATCTTTGTCGAACTCGATGGTGAACAATATAAGACCGATGCCAAGCACCTCGACCAACTGCCGCAAGAGTTGCGGGCAACGATCGCGGAACTGGTCGGCGAACCGCGAACAGGCAAGAGCTTCCGTTTCGGCGGCATCCACATCGACCTCGATGGCCAACGACCGCGCAGCATCGATCCTCCGTCGTTGAAACAGCCGAAAGCTCCGCGAGGCTTCGAGCCACTAGACGAAGAAAACGCCGTGCCGTCGCAGATCGACCAGTTGCGCCGCGAACTTAACGAATTGCGACGCAAGCTCGATCGCATCCAACCCAACCCAAGTGATTTCGATTGA
- a CDS encoding tRNA dihydrouridine synthase, protein MNDSALLTETPHLPPLSLGPVEIGFPVVQAALSGYSDWPMRVIARRAGASYTLCEVMLDQFLLAVKQRNKTRHFLHISDEEHPVGGQLMGAEPEQFAAGALRLVEAGFDVIDINFGCPVKKVLGRCRGGFHLSQPEVALEIVRRTRDIVPDPIPVTVKMRRGIDDSDQSRDNFFTIIDGAFDAGVAAVTVHGRTVEQRYKGPSRWSFLKEVKQHVGDRTILGSGDLFTADDCLRMMRETGIDGVTVARGAIGNPWIFAQARALAQGLELPAPPTVLEQRAVMESHYDLMQQMYGDRAPMLMRKFAIKYSASHPEFDALKVAFSRLKSAEEFVAVLDQYYQQDRPGQYPPSTVHATQQEC, encoded by the coding sequence TTGAACGATTCTGCTCTACTAACGGAAACTCCCCACCTTCCGCCACTCTCCCTCGGTCCCGTCGAGATCGGTTTTCCGGTCGTCCAAGCGGCTCTCTCGGGATACAGCGACTGGCCGATGCGCGTGATCGCGCGTCGCGCCGGGGCATCGTACACGTTGTGCGAAGTCATGCTCGACCAGTTCTTATTAGCCGTTAAGCAACGCAATAAGACGCGGCACTTCCTGCACATCAGCGATGAAGAGCATCCGGTCGGCGGCCAGTTGATGGGAGCCGAACCGGAGCAGTTTGCCGCCGGAGCGCTGCGGTTGGTCGAAGCTGGCTTCGACGTGATCGATATCAACTTTGGGTGTCCCGTCAAGAAGGTGCTAGGTCGCTGCCGCGGCGGCTTTCATCTGTCGCAACCCGAGGTGGCGCTGGAGATCGTTCGCAGGACGCGCGATATCGTCCCCGACCCGATCCCCGTCACCGTCAAGATGCGGCGCGGTATCGACGACAGCGATCAGAGTCGCGATAACTTCTTCACGATCATCGATGGTGCGTTTGACGCCGGTGTCGCCGCGGTCACAGTGCACGGCCGGACGGTGGAGCAGCGTTATAAGGGCCCCAGTCGCTGGAGCTTCCTAAAAGAGGTTAAGCAGCACGTGGGCGATCGCACGATTCTCGGCAGCGGCGATCTGTTTACCGCGGACGATTGCCTGCGGATGATGCGTGAAACGGGGATCGACGGCGTCACGGTCGCTCGCGGTGCGATCGGTAATCCGTGGATCTTTGCTCAGGCAAGAGCCTTGGCGCAAGGGCTCGAACTGCCAGCGCCGCCAACCGTCCTGGAGCAGCGTGCGGTAATGGAATCGCATTACGACCTGATGCAGCAAATGTATGGCGATCGAGCGCCGATGCTGATGCGCAAGTTTGCAATAAAGTATTCCGCCAGCCACCCCGAATTCGACGCACTGAAAGTCGCCTTCTCGCGACTCAAGTCGGCTGAGGAATTTGTCGCGGTGCTCGATCAATATTATCAACAGGATCGACCCGGCCAATATCCTCCCTCGACCGTCCACGCGACGCAGCAGGAATGTTAA